The nucleotide sequence CCCAGAACATGGGCATACTTCAGTACCAGCCTGGGGGAGAGAAACAGAaacagtgacccccccccccctcacaGAGCCCCTCACTTCCACCCTGCCCAGCTCACATCCCACTGTGACATTAGTGGATTTGGATGGGATTCACCCAGCACTGTGACCAGTGCCCCTAGGGCTGCCCCCACACATGGGCCAGCCCCTGGGGGCGTGGAGAGCGGGTGCGTGGCTGACTCCATTGGTGCTCCTCTGGGCGGTGTCATTTCAGGTGCAGAGTTGAGGAGCAGCTCCGGACTTGACTTGCAAACATCTGCTGCGGGGAGACCCCAACAGGTGCCTTGGTTGCCTCATGGGGCAGGTGAAGCAGCAGCCAGACAAAGGGCCGTAccagctgccagcccacagcTGAGGGACTTGGGATGAACACACAAACCGCAGGCAGGCAACGGCTGCATTCTCATTCCTGCTCCAAGGTCTGATTGGGTGGGTCTCGCCCACCAGAGCTCATTACCCTAGCGCCATGAGCCCCGCTTACCTGGACACGGCTGGCCTGAAGGAGGGCAGGGTAACCAGCAAAGCCCATAATTGCCCTGGGGGGGTGATGGTCTGGCCCCCAGTTCTCAGCACACCACCTGTGGCACGTTGGGTCACAGGGGTCGGGCCATTGGGGTTTACTGTAACTAGAATCATTAgtccctaaggtgctacaggactgtagACAATGCAGCTCCCCTCAGAGACTCCTGCCCAGAAAGGACGTGGACAGGTCACCTGCCCTATGACAGGCTCCACAGAGGAGAACAACGGCATTCctaccacaggccctggggctcctctgtTGTCACCTGCACTCCAGCAGCCTCTGTGCAATGAGCTTGGGCCTGGCAGGACCCATCCCACCCAAGGGCACGTTCCAGAGCTGTGCGAGAGCGGCAGAGCCCACTGCTGGCGCCTGCCAGCTCTGGGACTTGGCACTGCTGGACGGAGTGCGATTGTTTAAATAGCATTACTCCGTCACAGCCCTTCCCACAGCTGCCGCTAACAGacgggcccagggctctgctgggtgAGGTCTGAGGTATACTTTGGCCTGGGGATGGAACTTGTCCTTTAGGACTGGGAGAACCTGTGTGGATCTGATTTTTATATCCTCTCCTGTGTATAAGCAGGAGATTGGCTAAGGCACATgggaagctggagtgtctgagggaattGCCGGTATGGCATCTGGCTGGCCAGTGATGGGACAGACATGTTCTATGCCAGGTTAGAATGGGGAGggacccccagcctggggctgcaagtgACCCTGTCTCAGCAATTCACCCCGATTTGACTCCTCCCTCTCGTGCCCCCGGCCCCACCTCACCGGGAGTCGCTGGCATTCCAGGAAGAGGCGCTCACGTCGACAGACGCCTCAGCCCCAAACGTCAGGGGAGTCAGGTCCACCCactggctgccctggagcagggagaagTTGCGAGCCCAGAAGAGGATCTGGGGCACTCCGGTTAGTGGATACCGCACCGGAGGGTACTGTGCTGGTGTTGGGCtagccttctgcagcagctggcgccCCCCACCTTCAGGGGCCAGGTCAGCCATGGCCTGGAGAGCCTGGGAACAGGGGTGAAAGCTAGGGCACTGGTGCATCGGGCCATATGGCAAGGGGGAGGCACCCAGGACTGATGCATGGCTGGGCCAGACCAATCAATATGAGGATAAAGACCTGCAATGGGCAGGGCCCCATATGCAGCCGCACCCCAGAGGAGTTCAGGGGAAGGGGGAATCATTATGGGGCACGTACCCGTGAGGGGCCCCCGGCCGTCAGCAGCGCTGTGTATGGCACATCCTCCTCCTTGAGGGCACTGAGCACCTGCCCGATGATCTCATCTGGGGAGACACAGTGGTAACAGTGCCCCCACACCAAGGGTAAAATGGGAGCTGGGGCTCTGAGGAGCACCCCAGACCAGGGGAATCAGAgacctgggggtgcagggcagagccagcAATGGGCAGCTAGGGTCTGCACAAGGACAGAATCCAGTGGGCAAGGGAATGAGGGACCCCATTTACCTGGCCATGGGGGTAGGGGAACTGGTAGGGCTAAGCCAGTGTGCAGAAGAGTGTCAATGTTGGAGGGACCCATTTACTTGGCTGTGGCACAGCAGGGGTCCCAgggagggcacagagccacaGGGGAGCCAGGGACATGTTTACCCGTTTATGGGGCAGACTCACCATTGCTTGTCAGTGTCTCCTTTGGGGCCATGAGGCTGGACCTGGAGAGAAAGAGCAGCATGTTACTGGAAGCTGCCACAGCCAAGCAACCCTCCCAAGGtgggctccacagcccagccaggcaccacacctgcagcctcccactctccagcaggtgctggggtggagccaggaccAAGGGGCTCAGCAGCGtagggcagcagcaacagcaatagGGGCAGGAGAGGAAGGTACCTTGGGGCATAGGGCAGCCATGGGCAGTTCCTATATCCAAGATGTAGGGTAGCTGTGGAAGATGGGCAGGAGACTATACCTGCGAGCGTAAGGCAGCCGCACCAGCAGAAGggcggtggcggggggtgggggcacagtaccagaggcatggggcagccgcactggggggggggggggagggagggagggagagagagacacgcAGCACCTGGAggcgtggggcaggggcaccagcagaAGGGCAGCGGGGGCACGCAATACCCAGGAGGCGTGGGGCAGCGGCACCAGCAGAAGGGcagcggggccgggggggcacGCAATACCCAGAGGCGTGGGGCAGCCACACCAGCAGAAAGGTGGCGGGAGGGGGCGCACAATACCTGGGAGGCATGGGGAAGCCGCACCAGCAGAaaggcagcggggggggggggggggggggggcgcagtacCCGGAGGCATGGGGAAGCCGCACCAGCAGAaaggcagcgggggggggggggggggggggggggcgcagcagGCGCACAGTACCCGGAGACGTGGGGCAGCCGCACCAGCAGAAGGGCAGGCAGGCTGGCGTTGAGGCGCAGCTCCCGCAGGGTGCCCGGCTCCACATGCAGGGGGCTCAGCCCCAGcttctcctccagcagccccagtacCCCAGCAGCGGCTGTGCACTGCACGGCTGGCAGCACGAGTCTGGACGAGGCCTCTGCCAGAGCActctgaggggaaggggaaggggacaaGTCAGACAGGTGCCTACCCTGCCACATggcccacccactgcccctcccagtcacccctTCCCCATCTCTCCTTCCTCCAGCCTGCTCACCCCACACTCACCTCCAGATTGGGGAAGGCGCTGTCAGGCTTGTTGCCAAAGACACCCCCATAAGCAGTGAAATCCTCCAAGCTGAGCTGAGGGTGAAAGAATGTTAGCGCAGCAGTTTGAACCCCTAGGGGGTGTGTACATGTAGGGGCAGCACACTGGGCTCTTGTCCcttaacgggggggggggggggcaggacaaggagccaggcaccccctacaCTGGCCAAGCCCCTCCCAACAATTGGGATGATGAAGGAGCAGGCGGGGGGAGCAGGATggcaatgggggcaggggaaagggagagTGATAGGCAATAGGGGGACGATAGGGCAGCagggggaatgggggtggggctcaccttGTCCTGCAGGAAGAGCAGGATGTTGCGGGGGCCCCGATCCAGGGCGGGCCCCAGGAGCGCGCTCAGCTGGGCCGCGCCGATCACTTGTCCCTCGTAGCTCTCAGCGCAGTGGGGCCACAGGGCGCTGCGGGAGGAGCCAGATCGGCGGCTGGGGCCGAAACCAGAGAccctcccagcctggcctggccccacc is from Carettochelys insculpta isolate YL-2023 chromosome 22, ASM3395843v1, whole genome shotgun sequence and encodes:
- the ATP6AP1 gene encoding V-type proton ATPase subunit S1, yielding MAAARLVLVPVLVPVLVLALAAAAARAGRVPLLGWSDRSALWPHCAESYEGQVIGAAQLSALLGPALDRGPRNILLFLQDKLSLEDFTAYGGVFGNKPDSAFPNLESALAEASSRLVLPAVQCTAAAGVLGLLEEKLGLSPLHVEPGTLRELRLNASLPALLLVRLPHVSGSSLMAPKETLTSNDEIIGQVLSALKEEDVPYTALLTAGGPSRALQAMADLAPEGGGRQLLQKASPTPAQYPPVRYPLTGVPQILFWARNFSLLQGSQWVDLTPLTFGAEASVDVSASSWNASDSRLVLKYAHVLGASLTATFHMTSRKFPVSDRYWFQLSHLELAGALGSSSVFNASQVTAPHNYSWRCAYLSSLPMFGAGLVPLSPSPWGVLLQDVQLQGFNVTGLHFSYASDCAGFFTPGTWMGLLTALLLAAGFACGLHVLLGLRTMDRFDDPKGTPLAVPQVE